GGCGGCGTGCACGCCGAGCGGGTCCAGGCCCAGCGACCCGCCGGCCGCGAGGTCGGTGCGCCCGTCCACCAGGGCGAGCAGCGCCTCGGCGGCCGCCACCCCGCCGGAGACCGCCACGGGCGCCAGGTCCAGGTACACGTCGGCGAGGACCTCGCCCAGCGCGTCGGCCGGGACCGCCCCCTCCCCCACCTCCAGCCACAGCGAGGTGACGCCGTTCTCCAGGTCGGCGGCGATCGCCTCCCGGGTCAGCCCGACGTCGGGGTGGGCGTGCCGCTGCCGGATGTCCCAGCTGCCCGACGCCCCGCCCACCGCGCCCCCGGCGGCGGAGACGGCGCCCGACCCGGCCGGGCCGACCGCGGGGCGGGCGCCGCGGACGAAGGGGGTCAGGCCCGGGACGCCGACCGCGGTGGGCAGGTCCCCGGCGTCCTCGGCGGTGTAGAGCGGGGCCACGCTGACGCCGGTGGCCACCGGCACCCGCAGCGCGTCCTCCACCGGGTCGGGCAGGTCCTCCCGGCCGGCCTTGCGCAGCACCGCGGCCACCATCTCCCGCCACCGCTCGCGGGTGGCGGGCGGGTAGTCGGCGGCGAGGCGGAGGTCGTCGGGGACCTCGTGCTCGACGGGCGCCCCTCCCCCGCCTGGCACCGCGTCGCCGGGTGTGGCGGTCTGGTGGTCGGTGGCACTCATCGGCGCACTCCCGGGTCGTCGGTGTCGGGGTCAGTCTCTACCGGCGGTGGCCCCGACCGGAACGCCCCGGCCGCAGCGAGGGGCCCGACGGCGTGCTGCCGGCGTCGGCGGCCAGCGCGTGCAGGGCGGTGCGGGCCAGCAGCCGGACGCCGACGCCGATGGCACGCTCGTCGACGTCGAAGGTGCCCCGGTGCAGGTCCAGCTCGGGGCCCCCGCCGTGCGTGCCCAGCCGGGCCAGCGCGATGGGCAGCACGTCGGCGAAGCAGCCGAAGTCCTCCCCGCCCATGCTCTGCGGCGAGGCCCGCAGGCCGTCGGGGCCGACGGTCTGCAGCGCGGCCGAGCGCAGCAGCGCGACCGAGCGGGGGTCGTTGACCACCGGGGGGACCCCGCGGGTGTAGTCGACCTGCACCTGCGCGCCGGTGGTCGCGGCGACCTTCTGCACCAGCGAGCGCAGCAGCGCCTCGGCGTCCTTCCAGGTCTCGCGGTCCAGCACCCGCACCGTGCCGCGCAGGTGTCCGCGCTGCGGGATGGCGTTGGCCGCGACGCCGGCGTCGACCGCCCCCCACACCAGCGACATGCCGGCCCGCGGGTCGACCTGACGGGACATCAGCGCGGGCAGGTCGGTGATCAGCCGACCGAGCGCGTCGACCAGGTCGACGGTCAGCTGCGGCCGGGCGGTGTGCCCGCCAGGGCCGGTGAGCGTGACGTCCATCCGGTCGCAGGCCGCGGTGATGGCGCCGGTGCGCAGGCCGACGGTGCCGACCGGGAGGGAGGGGTCGCAGTGCAGCGCGAAGGCGCGGGAGGCCCCGTCCAGGACGCCGGCGGCGACCACCTGGGTGGCACCGCCGGGCACCGTCTCCTCGGCCGGCTGGAACACGCACCGGACGGTGCCCGGCAGCGCGTCCAGCTCGGCCAGGGCCAGCGTCACCCCCAGCAGGACGGTGGTGTGCACGTCGTGCCCGCAGGCGTGGCAGGTGTCCTCGCGGACCGACGCGTAGGGCACGTCCTTGAGGTCGGCCAGCGGCAGCGCGTCGATGTCGGCGCGCAGCACCACGACCGGTTCCCCGGACCCCACCTCGACGACCAGGCCGGTGCCACTGTACAACCGCCGGGGGGCCAGGCCCGCGTCGCGCAGCCGCTGCTCCAGGTGCGACGTCGTCTCGAACTCGGCGAAGGCCAGCTCCGGGTGGGCGTGCAGGTGCCGGCGGACGGCGACCAGCTGCTCGTGGTGCGTGGCGGCCCACTCGTCGACGGCCGTGCCGAGCTTGTCCAGGTCGGTCACGCCGCATGACCCCCGGCGCACTGGGCGGGGCCGGGCACCGGCGGCGTGCCGGTGGGTCCGCTGCCGGGCAGCGGCTGGGTGGGCAGGCCGTCCCGCAGCTCGGCCAGCAGGCCGTCGACGACGGCGGTCAGGTCACCGCCGGTCGCCGCGGCGACGGCGCGCTGCCGCTGGTAGGAGGCGCCGACGGCCAGGATGCGGTGCACGTCGGCCAGCTCGGCCTCGCAGCCCAGCCGGCGGGCGGTGGGCTCCAGCTCCTCGACCAGGTCGGCGATGGCCTGGCGGACGGGGAGCACGGTGCCCTTGTCGTCGACGACGACGTCGGCGTCCAGGCCGTAGCGCGCGGCCCGCCACTTGTTCTCCCGCAGCACCCAGGACGCCGGCACCGGCAGCGTGTAGCCGCGGTCGAGCTGGGTGTCGAACTGCTCGACCAGGCACTGCGACAGCGCCGCGACCGCGCCCACCTCGTCGAGGGTGGGCAGCCCGTCGCAGATGCGCAGCTCGACGGTGCCGAAGTCCGGGTGCGGGCGGACGTCCCACCACACCTCGCGGACGCTCTCGATGGCGCGCGTGGAGATCAGCGTCTCCATGTACTCCTCGAACCGCTCCCAGCCGGACAGCTGGTAGGGCAGGCCGGCGGTCGGCATCCCCTCGAACACCTTGGAGCGGGCCGAGGCCAGGCCGGTGTCGCAGCCCACCCAGAACGGGGAGGACGCCGACAGCGCCAGGAAGTGCGGCACGTACTGGGTGAGCGCGTTGACGATCGGGATGGCCTTCCCCGGCGACCGGACGCCGACGTGCACGTGCACCCCGAAGATCTGCAGCCGGCGGGCCAGCCACTGCATGCGCTCGACCAGCTGCTGGTAGCGCTCCTTGGGCGAGATCTGCTGGGTCTGCCAGTCGGTGATCGGGTGGGTGCCGGCGCACATCAGGCCCAGCCCGCGGCGCGCGGCCGCCGCCTGCACCTCGGCGACCGTGCCGGCCAGGTCGGCCTTGGCCTCCGCGACGGTGCCGCAGACCCCGGTGATGACCTCGATCGTCGACTGCAGCAGCTCGTGCTTGGCCCGCGGGTGCTCCTCGGCGCCCTCGGGGCGCAGCTCCTCGAGGATCTCCACCGCGCCCGCGGTCAGCTGCCGGGTCTGCAGGTCGACGAGCTGCAGCTCCCACTCCACGCCGAGACTGGCGCGCTCGGAGGACCGGAACGGGATCTGCACCCTGCGAGTCTAAGAGGACCCGCCTGTCCCCCACCTCTCGCGAGCTCGCGGCGGGCCCCTACAGGCGGGCCACCGTGTCGGCCGGCGGAACGACGGCCGCCTGGAGAGCCACCTCCGCCGGCTCGTCCACCCGGGACGCCGGCCGCGGCAGCCAGCGGTCGGCCGGCACCCGCGCGCGCACCGCCGCGACGGCACCCCGGCCGTACCGGTCGTCGTCCACCAGCACGCTGCACAGGTCCCGGCCCACGACGAGGACCGCGCGGCCGTCCGGGCCGGGCAGGGCGGCCTCCACCCGCTCCCACGGGACGGCGTGCACGTCGCCGTCCGGGTCGCGGGAGGCCAGCTCCCGCTCCCCCACCACGAGCGCGACCCGCTCCCCGGGCGAGACCAGCCGGGCCAGCAGCGACGGGCGGAAGGTCCGGCCCGGCGGCAGCCGGTCCTGCACCGCGCACACGGACCGGCGCACCACCGGCTCCCCGGGCCCCGCGTAGGCGCAGTCCTCGGGCACCGCGAGCACCGCGGTGGGCAGGGTGGCGCGCAGCGCGGCGGCGACCCGCTCCGGGCCGGTCGCCCGCCAGGCGGCGAGCACGTCGTGCACGGGGCGGAACGGCAGGCCGGCGACCGCGCAGTAGGCCGCGTCGGCCAGCTCGGACTCCACGACGACGCGCTCGTCGGCGTCCAGCTCCTCGGCGAAGCCGTCGACCGCGTGCGCCAGCTCGGCGCCGCTGGGGCCGGCGTCGGCCAGGGACGTGCAGGCGCCCCAGAGCAGCCCGGCCACCTCGGCCTCCTGGCCGGGGCGGGCGTCGACGACGACGGCGACCTCCCGGCGGTCCGCGGACAGGTCGAGGGCCAGGGAGTCGACGCAGTAGCTCAGGCCCCGGGCCAGGCGGGCGGTGTCGCGCAACCGCTCCTTGAGCACCTCGACGCCGAGGGTGAGTGCCGGGTCGGCGGCGCCGCCGGCGGTGAGCAGCAGGCCGACGCCGGAGCGGCCGGCGCGGGTCCACACCGGCCCGGTCTGCGGCCGGGAGGCCGGGACGGGGCGCTCCGGGCGCGGGCCGGGCGGCAGGGGCAGCCGCAGGCCGGGCGGCACCGGGCCGCTGACCCACAGCGCGGCGTTGCCCCGGACGAACCAGCGGCGGGCGTGCGCGCGCACGGTCTGCTCGGTGAGCCACTCCGGGCCGGGCCCCGCCGCGACGACCAGGCCGGGGCCGGTCAGCCCGAAGCGGGCCGCCCACAGCCCGGCCGCGGTGGCGTGCGGCGTGCTGCAGCTCTCCGCCTGCAGGACGCCGACCTCGACGTCCAGCCGCTCGGTGGGCAGGTCGGCCAGCGCCCGGCAGACGCCCTCGAGGAACGCACCGACCGCCTCCGGCCGCCCGGTGGCGCCGAAGGTGGTGGTGTCGACGTCGGTGACGGCGGTGCAGCGCAGGTGGGTGCGCGGCAGCGCGGCCATGGCCAGGTGCTCGACGAGGTGGGTGACCTCGATGGTCGCGAAGGTCTCGTCGCGCAGCCCGACACCGAAGACCAGGCTGGCGGTGGTCCGCGCCGGGCCGTCGGCGCTGAACACCGGGACGCCGTCGATGTGGGTGCGCTGCACGCCGTCCCATCGGCAATCGGGCCCGCGGCCTCCAGCGGACACGCCCGCGGCGGGACGGGTGGGGTCCGTGTGCCGCCGCGGTCCCTGCGTCGGCGGCCGCCCGCTGGCGCTAGCGTCGCCACCGTGAGCGCACCCCCCGCGACCGACCCCGCGGCCGACCCCGAGACCCTGGCCGCGCGCGCGGCCGACGAGCTGACCCGCGCGCTCGGCGGCGACCACGAGGTGGCCGTCGTCATGGGCTCGGGCTGGGCACCGGCCGCCGACGCCTTCGGCACGGTCGAGGGCAGCGTGGCGGTCGCCGACCTCCCCGGTTTCACCGCACCGACGGCGGTGGGTCACGGCGGGCAGGTGCGCTCGGTGCGGGTGGGCGAGCGCCGGGTGCTGCTCTTCCTCGGCCGCACCCACCTCTACGAGGGCCGCGGCGTGGAGCCGGTGGTGCACGGCGTCCGGACGGCGGCGGCGGCCGGCGTGCGCACCGTCGTCCTCACCAACGCCGCGGGTGGGCTGTCCCCCGACCACCGGGTCGGCCAGGCGGTGCTGATCGGTGACCACCTCAACCTCACCGCCCGCTCCCCGCTGGTCGGCGCCACCTTCGTCGACCTCACCGACCTGTACTCGGGCCGGCTGCGGTCGCTGGCCCGCGAGCTGGACCCGGCGCTGACCGAGGGCGTCTACGCGGCGCTGCCCGGGCCGCACTACGAGACGCCGGCGGAGATCCGCATGCTGCGCACCCTGGGCGCGGACCTGGTCGGGATGTCCACGGCGCTGGAGGCGATCGCCGCGCGGGCCGCCGGCCTGGAGGTGCTCGGGCTGTCGATGGTCACCAACGCCGCGGCCGGCATCACCGGGGAGAAGCTGGACCACGAGGAGGTGCTCGCCGCGGGGCGGGCGGCCGCCGGCCGGCTGGGCGAGTTCCTGGTGCGGTTCATCGGGCGCCTCCCGTGACCGCGTTTATCGCGATAATGGCTGTCGGAGGACGGTCGTGAGCGGGCCGGTGCTGCTCACCGGGGCGGCCGGGCGGATCGGCACGGTGCTGCGCGGCGGGCTGCCCGAGCGCGGCTGGGCGCTGCGCTCGCTGGACGTCGTCCCGCTGACCGACACCCGGCCCGGCGAGGAGCACCTCGTCGCCGACGTCACCGACCTCGCCGCGGTGCTGGACGCCACGCAGGGCGCCGACGCCGTCGTCCACCTGGCCGGGGTCTCCGGTGAGTCGACCTGGGCGGCGGTCTCGCACGCCAACATCGAGGGCACCTGGTGCGTGCTGGAGGCCGCGCGGCGGGCCGGCGTCCCCCGGGTGGTGCTCGCGTCGAGCAACCACGCCACCGGCTTCACCCCCCGCCCCGGGTCCGGGTTGCTGCGCGAGACCGACGCCCTCCCGCGGCCGGACACCTTCTACGGGGTCACCAAGGTCGCCACCGAGGCGCTCGGCGCGCTGTACGCCGACCGCTACGGCCTGGACGTGGTGTGCCTGCGCATCGGCAGCGCCACCCCCGAGCCGACGACGACGCGGCAGCTGTCCACCTGGCTGTCCCCCGGCGACCAGGTGGGCCTGGTCGACGCGGCCCTGCGCGCGCCGGCCCCCGGCTTCGCCGTGGTCTGGGGGATCTCGGCCAACACCCGCGCCTGGTGGGACCTCACCGCCGCCCGGGCGCTGGGCTACGACCCGCAGGACGACGCCGAGGTGTTCGCCGCGGCGCTGGTCGAGGCCGACGGAGAGCCCGACCCGGCCGACCCGGTGCACGCCCGGGTGGGCGGTGAGTTCACGACGGCGGAGTTCGACGCCGAGCACCTCGGGCCACCGCTGCCGCGCGGGGACATCGCGCCCGGGAGCGGGGCCGGCGGGTGAGCGCCCGGGAGCGGGGCGGAGCGGTGAGCCTGCTGGACCGGGCCCGGGAGTGGGCCGCCGCCGACCCGCACGACGGCGACCGCGCGGAGGTCGAGGCGCTGGTCGAGGCCGGGGACACCGCGGAGCTGGCGCGCCGCTTCGCCGGGCCGCTGACCTTCGGCACCGCCGGCCTGCGCGGCCCGCTGCGCGCCGGGCCGGCCGGGATGAACGCCGCCGTGGTCTCCCGCGCGGCCGCGGGCCTGGGCCGGTGGCTGACCGACTCCGGGCACGCGGGCGGCGGCGTGGTCGTCGGCTTCGACGCCCGCCGCCGGTCCGACGAGTTCGCCCGCGTCTCGGCCGCGGTGCTCTCCGCGGCGGGCTTCGCCGTCCGGGTGCTGCCCCGGCCGCTGCCCACGCCGGTGCTGGCCTTCGCCGTCCGGCACCTGGGCTGCGTGGCGGGGGTGATGGTCACGGCCAGCCACAACCCGCCCGACGACAACGGCTACAAGGTCTACCTCGGCGACGGCGCGCAGCTGGTGCCGCCGGCCGACCGGGAGATCGAGGCGGCCATCGCCGCCGTCGGGCCGGCCCGCGACGTGCCCACGTCGGAGGACTGGACGGCCCTCGGCGACGACGTCGCCACCGACTACGTCACCGCGGTCGTGCGGGCCCTGCAGCCCGAGCAGGTCCCCGGCCGCGACCGGCTCACCGTCGCCTACACCGCGATGCACGGCGTGGGTGCCGGGACCACCCGCGCGCTGTTCGCCGCCGCGGGCCTCGCGCCGCCGACGGGCGTGCCCGAGCAGGAGCAGCCCGACCCGGCGTTCCCGACCGTCGCCTTCCCCAACCCCGAGGAGCCCGGGGCGGTGGACCGGCTGACCGCGCTGGCCGCGCGGGTGGGCGCCGACGTGGCCATCGCCCAGGACCCCGACGCCGACCGCTGCTCGGTGGTCTGCGGCGGCCGGCAGCTGACCGGGGACGAGGTGGGCGGGCTGCTCGCCGACTGGCTGCTGCGCCGCGGGGTGCGCGGCACGTACGCGGCGTCGCTGGTGAGCGGCTCGCTGCTGCACGGCCTGGCCGGGGCGCACGGCGTGCGGTTCGCCGAGACGCCGACCGGGTTCAAGTGGATCGTCCGCGCCGGCACCGACGACGAGCCGCTGGTCTTCGGCTACGAGGAGGCACTGGGCTACGCCGTCGCGCCGCAGGTGGTGAAGGACAAGGACGGCATCTCTGCCGCGCTGGCGGTCGCGCTGCTGGCCGCGGAGCTCGCGGCCTCCGGGCGCACGCTGACCGACCGCCTCGACGAGCTGGCCGTCGAGCACGGGCTGTTCGCCACCGGGCAGCTGTCGGTGCGGGTGGAGGACCTCGCGCGGATCGGGGAGATGATGGCGCGGGTGCGGTCCGCGCCGCCGGCCCGGCTGCTGGACCGCGAGGTGGTCGCCACCGACCTGGCGCAGGAGACCCCCGCGGTGGACGCCGTCCGGCTGCTCGGCGACGGCGTCCGGGTCATCGTGCGGCCCAGCGGCACCGAGCCCAAGCTCAAGGCCTACCTGGAGACCGTCGTCCCGGTGCACGAGGACGCCGGGCTGATCGCCGCCCGCGGCCGCGGGGCCGACGAGCTCGACCGGCTCCGCGACGAGGTGTCGGCGGCACTGGGGCTGTCGTGACCGTCCGCGCGCTGGTCTTCGACGTGTTCGGCACCGTGGTCGACTGGCGCGCCGGGGTCGCCCGGGAGGCGCGCCGGCTGCTCGGCCCGGCGGTGGACGGTGACGCGCTGGCCGACGACTGGCGCGGCCGCTACGTGCCGTCGATGCAGCGGGTGCGCGCCGGTGACCTGCCGTGGACGCCGCTGGACGCCCTGCACCGCGCGTCGCTGGACGACGTGCTGGCCGACGCCGGGCTGGCGGACGTGGGTGCCGACGTGCGGGCGGAGCTGGTGCTCGCCTGGCACCGGCTGGACCCGTGGCCCGACGTCGTCCCGGGGCTCACCCGGCTGCAGCGGTCGCACGTGCTCGCGCCGCTGTCCAACGGCAACGTCGCGCTGCAGGTGGACCTGGCGCGCCGGTCGGGGCTGCCGTGGGACTGCGTGCTGGGCGCGGAGGTGGTGCGGCACTACAAGCCCGACCCGGAGGTCTACGACTCCGCGGCGCAGCTGCTCGCGGTGCCGCCGTCGTCGGTGGTCATGGTCGCCGCGCACGTCGACGACCTGGCGGCGGCGCGGGCGCGCGGGCTGCGGACGGCCTACGTGCACCGGCCCGCGGAGTTCGGCGGCCGCGTGGTGCCACCGGCCGCCGACCCGGACGCCGACTGGTCGGTCGGCTCGTTCGAGGAGCTGGCCGACCGGCTCGGCTGCTGACCCGTCGCCGGCCCCCAGGACACGAGTCGGTCACACCAGGTGGCGGGCGTCACGCCCGGTGCTAGCGTTCCCGCCGATCCTGACCGGTACCCAACTCAGAAGGACACCACTCGATGCCACGAGGTCCCCAGCACGACGTCGCCCGTCTCCGCCGCTCCCGCTCGGTGATCGGCCTGGCCGCGGCCACGCTGACGCTCGCCGCGTGCGGCGGTGGCGGCGGCGGTGGCGGCGGCGGGGAGGACGCCGCGGCCTCCTACCCGGACGGCGACATCACCTTCGTGGTGCCCTTCTCCGCCGGTGGGCCGACGGACACGGTCACCCGGCTCATCGCGGACCCCATGGGCGCGGAGCTCGGTCAGCCGATCGTCGTCCAGAACGTCGAGGGCGCCGGCGGCACCATCGCGGCCGGTCAGGTGGCCGAGGCCGAGCCGGACGGCTACACCGTCCTGATGCACCACATCGGCATGTCCACAGCGCCGTCGCTGTACAGCGACCTGTCCTACGCGCCGCTGGAGGACTTCAAGACCGTCGGCCTGGTCACCGAGGTGCCCATGACGATCGTGGCGCGCAACGACCTGGGGCCGACCACGCTCGAGGAGCTGGTCACCTACGTCCAGGAGAACCAGGACACCGTGACGATCGCCAACGCCGGCGTCGGCGCCGCCTCGCAGCTGTGCGGGCTGCTCTTCCAGCAGGCGACGGACACCACCCTCACCGAGGTGGCCTACGAGGGGACCGGCCCGGCCCTGACCGACCTGGTCGGCGGGCAGGTCGACATCATGTGCGACCAGACCACGAACACCACCGGCCAGATCCAGTCCGGTGAGATCACCGGCTACGCGGTGACCACGCCGGAGCGGGTGGAGAGCCTGCCCGACCTGCCGACCACCGCCGAGGCGGGCCTGCCCGACCTCGAGGTCGGCGTGTGGCACGGCCTGTACGTGCCGGCCGAGACCCCGGACGCGATCGTGCAGGAGCTCACCGCCGCGCTGCAGGTGGCCCTCACCGACCAGAACGTGATCGACCAGCTCGCCGAGCTCGGTGCCACGCCGTCGCCGGAGTCCGACGCGACGCCGGAGGCGCACACCGAGCAGCTGTCCAGCCAGATCGACCTCTGGCAGCCCATCATCGAGGAGGCCGGGGTCTCCGCGGACTGACGCCCGTGGTGGTGGGGCGGTGCGTTCCGCGGGGAACGCACCGCCCCACCGCCGTCCCCGACACCTGAGGACGCACGCATGAGACTGCAGGACGCACGCAAGGACCTCCTCGCGGGCGCGGTGTTCACCGGCCTGGGCCTGGCCTTCGCCATCACCTCGACGACCTACGAGATCGGCACCCCGCTGCGCATGGGCCCGGGGTTCTTCCCGCTGGTCCTCGGCGGGGTGCTGGTCGTGCTGGGCGTCTCGATCGCCGTCACCGGCGTCCTCGCCCGCGAGGGCGGCGACCTGGGCACGGTGCCGTGGCGGGCGCTCGTGCTGCTGATCGCCGCCATCCTGTTCTTCGGTGCCACGGTGCGCGACCTCGGCCTGGTGCCCGCCCTGTTCGTCACGGTCCTGCTGGCCGCCCTGGCCGGTCGCGGCGTCCGGGTCGTCCCGGCCGTGGTGATCGCCACGAGCCTGACCGCGCTCAGCGTGCTGATCTTCGTGGTCGCGCTGCAGCTGCGGCTGCCGCTCATCGGCCCCTGGCTCGGGGGCTGACCGGCCGATGGGACTCCTCGACAGCCTCGCCCTCGGTTTCGACACGGCGTTCACGCCGGTCAACCTGCTGTTCTGCCTGATCGGGGTGGCGCTGGGCACCGCGGTCGGCGTGCTGCCCGGCATCGGGCCGACCGCAACCATGGCCCTGCTGCTGCCGATCACCTTCGGCTTCGAGCCGTCCACCTCGCTGATCATGCTGGCCGGCATCTACTACGGCGCCCAGTACGGCGGGTCGACGACGGCCATCCTGATCAACCTGCCCGGGGAGTCCTCGGCGGCCGTGACGGCCATCGACGGCCACGAGATGGCCAAGCAGGGCCGCGCCGGCAAGGCCCTGGCCACCGCGGCCCTGGGCTCCTTCTTCGCCGGCAGCGTGGCCACGCTCTTCGTGGCGCTGCTGGCCACCCCGCTGTCCCGGTTGGCGCTGAACTTCGGGCCGGCCGAGCTCGCCTCGCTGATCCTGCTCGGGCTGATCGCCTCGATCACGCTGGCCAGCGGCTCGACGCTCAAGGCGCTGGCCATGATCGTGCTCGGCCTGCTGCTGGGCACCGTCGGCCAGGACATCGCCACCGGCACGCCGCGGTTCACCTTCGGCCAGCGGGAGCTCTACGACGGCCTGGACTTCGTCTCCCTCGCGGTCGGCCTGTTCGGCGTGGCCGAGATCCTCCGCAACCTCGAGGGCTCGATGGTCCGGTCGGTCGTGGTCAAGAAGGTCCAGGACCTCTGGCTCCGCAAGGAGGACTACCGGCGGATCCGGATGCCCGTGCTGCGCGGCACGGCGCTGGGCTCGGCGCTCGGCGTCCTGCCCGGCGCCGGTCACGTCCTCGCCTCGTTCATGTCCTACTCCACGGAGAAGCGCGCCGCGAAGAACCCGCAGGAGTTCGGCCGGGGCGCCATCGAGGGCGTCGCGGGGCCGGAGTCGGCGAACAACGCCGCCGCGCAGACCTCCTTCATCCCGCTGCTCACCCTGGGCCTGCCGGCGAACGCGGTCATGGCGCTGCTCGTCGGGGCGCTGATCATCCAGGGCATCGTCCCGGGCCCCGACGTCATCAACGAGGAGCCCGAGGTCTTCTGGGGCCTGATCGTCTCCTTCTGGATCGGCAACCTGTTCCTCCTGCTGCTCAACCTGCC
This window of the Geodermatophilus sp. DSM 44513 genome carries:
- a CDS encoding amidohydrolase, with the protein product MTDLDKLGTAVDEWAATHHEQLVAVRRHLHAHPELAFAEFETTSHLEQRLRDAGLAPRRLYSGTGLVVEVGSGEPVVVLRADIDALPLADLKDVPYASVREDTCHACGHDVHTTVLLGVTLALAELDALPGTVRCVFQPAEETVPGGATQVVAAGVLDGASRAFALHCDPSLPVGTVGLRTGAITAACDRMDVTLTGPGGHTARPQLTVDLVDALGRLITDLPALMSRQVDPRAGMSLVWGAVDAGVAANAIPQRGHLRGTVRVLDRETWKDAEALLRSLVQKVAATTGAQVQVDYTRGVPPVVNDPRSVALLRSAALQTVGPDGLRASPQSMGGEDFGCFADVLPIALARLGTHGGGPELDLHRGTFDVDERAIGVGVRLLARTALHALAADAGSTPSGPSLRPGRSGRGHRR
- a CDS encoding glutamate--cysteine ligase — translated: MQIPFRSSERASLGVEWELQLVDLQTRQLTAGAVEILEELRPEGAEEHPRAKHELLQSTIEVITGVCGTVAEAKADLAGTVAEVQAAAARRGLGLMCAGTHPITDWQTQQISPKERYQQLVERMQWLARRLQIFGVHVHVGVRSPGKAIPIVNALTQYVPHFLALSASSPFWVGCDTGLASARSKVFEGMPTAGLPYQLSGWERFEEYMETLISTRAIESVREVWWDVRPHPDFGTVELRICDGLPTLDEVGAVAALSQCLVEQFDTQLDRGYTLPVPASWVLRENKWRAARYGLDADVVVDDKGTVLPVRQAIADLVEELEPTARRLGCEAELADVHRILAVGASYQRQRAVAAATGGDLTAVVDGLLAELRDGLPTQPLPGSGPTGTPPVPGPAQCAGGHAA
- a CDS encoding purine-nucleoside phosphorylase, producing MSAPPATDPAADPETLAARAADELTRALGGDHEVAVVMGSGWAPAADAFGTVEGSVAVADLPGFTAPTAVGHGGQVRSVRVGERRVLLFLGRTHLYEGRGVEPVVHGVRTAAAAGVRTVVLTNAAGGLSPDHRVGQAVLIGDHLNLTARSPLVGATFVDLTDLYSGRLRSLARELDPALTEGVYAALPGPHYETPAEIRMLRTLGADLVGMSTALEAIAARAAGLEVLGLSMVTNAAAGITGEKLDHEEVLAAGRAAAGRLGEFLVRFIGRLP
- a CDS encoding NAD(P)-dependent oxidoreductase, with the translated sequence MSGPVLLTGAAGRIGTVLRGGLPERGWALRSLDVVPLTDTRPGEEHLVADVTDLAAVLDATQGADAVVHLAGVSGESTWAAVSHANIEGTWCVLEAARRAGVPRVVLASSNHATGFTPRPGSGLLRETDALPRPDTFYGVTKVATEALGALYADRYGLDVVCLRIGSATPEPTTTRQLSTWLSPGDQVGLVDAALRAPAPGFAVVWGISANTRAWWDLTAARALGYDPQDDAEVFAAALVEADGEPDPADPVHARVGGEFTTAEFDAEHLGPPLPRGDIAPGSGAGG
- a CDS encoding phospho-sugar mutase, with translation MSLLDRAREWAAADPHDGDRAEVEALVEAGDTAELARRFAGPLTFGTAGLRGPLRAGPAGMNAAVVSRAAAGLGRWLTDSGHAGGGVVVGFDARRRSDEFARVSAAVLSAAGFAVRVLPRPLPTPVLAFAVRHLGCVAGVMVTASHNPPDDNGYKVYLGDGAQLVPPADREIEAAIAAVGPARDVPTSEDWTALGDDVATDYVTAVVRALQPEQVPGRDRLTVAYTAMHGVGAGTTRALFAAAGLAPPTGVPEQEQPDPAFPTVAFPNPEEPGAVDRLTALAARVGADVAIAQDPDADRCSVVCGGRQLTGDEVGGLLADWLLRRGVRGTYAASLVSGSLLHGLAGAHGVRFAETPTGFKWIVRAGTDDEPLVFGYEEALGYAVAPQVVKDKDGISAALAVALLAAELAASGRTLTDRLDELAVEHGLFATGQLSVRVEDLARIGEMMARVRSAPPARLLDREVVATDLAQETPAVDAVRLLGDGVRVIVRPSGTEPKLKAYLETVVPVHEDAGLIAARGRGADELDRLRDEVSAALGLS
- a CDS encoding haloacid dehalogenase type II — encoded protein: MTVRALVFDVFGTVVDWRAGVAREARRLLGPAVDGDALADDWRGRYVPSMQRVRAGDLPWTPLDALHRASLDDVLADAGLADVGADVRAELVLAWHRLDPWPDVVPGLTRLQRSHVLAPLSNGNVALQVDLARRSGLPWDCVLGAEVVRHYKPDPEVYDSAAQLLAVPPSSVVMVAAHVDDLAAARARGLRTAYVHRPAEFGGRVVPPAADPDADWSVGSFEELADRLGC
- a CDS encoding tripartite tricarboxylate transporter substrate-binding protein, whose protein sequence is MPRGPQHDVARLRRSRSVIGLAAATLTLAACGGGGGGGGGGEDAAASYPDGDITFVVPFSAGGPTDTVTRLIADPMGAELGQPIVVQNVEGAGGTIAAGQVAEAEPDGYTVLMHHIGMSTAPSLYSDLSYAPLEDFKTVGLVTEVPMTIVARNDLGPTTLEELVTYVQENQDTVTIANAGVGAASQLCGLLFQQATDTTLTEVAYEGTGPALTDLVGGQVDIMCDQTTNTTGQIQSGEITGYAVTTPERVESLPDLPTTAEAGLPDLEVGVWHGLYVPAETPDAIVQELTAALQVALTDQNVIDQLAELGATPSPESDATPEAHTEQLSSQIDLWQPIIEEAGVSAD
- a CDS encoding tripartite tricarboxylate transporter TctB family protein; this translates as MRLQDARKDLLAGAVFTGLGLAFAITSTTYEIGTPLRMGPGFFPLVLGGVLVVLGVSIAVTGVLAREGGDLGTVPWRALVLLIAAILFFGATVRDLGLVPALFVTVLLAALAGRGVRVVPAVVIATSLTALSVLIFVVALQLRLPLIGPWLGG
- a CDS encoding tripartite tricarboxylate transporter permease codes for the protein MGLLDSLALGFDTAFTPVNLLFCLIGVALGTAVGVLPGIGPTATMALLLPITFGFEPSTSLIMLAGIYYGAQYGGSTTAILINLPGESSAAVTAIDGHEMAKQGRAGKALATAALGSFFAGSVATLFVALLATPLSRLALNFGPAELASLILLGLIASITLASGSTLKALAMIVLGLLLGTVGQDIATGTPRFTFGQRELYDGLDFVSLAVGLFGVAEILRNLEGSMVRSVVVKKVQDLWLRKEDYRRIRMPVLRGTALGSALGVLPGAGHVLASFMSYSTEKRAAKNPQEFGRGAIEGVAGPESANNAAAQTSFIPLLTLGLPANAVMALLVGALIIQGIVPGPDVINEEPEVFWGLIVSFWIGNLFLLLLNLPLIGLWVKMLTIPYRWLFPAIIGFAAIGTFSINLNAFDVYAIAFFALLGYGLIKLGCEPAPLLLGFVLGPLLEENVRRALTISQGDATTFVTRPLSLTLLVLAVVAFFVAVLPAVRRKREVVFVEDDDGPHPPQPAQAGTRDGASRP